One window of Pogoniulus pusillus isolate bPogPus1 chromosome 9, bPogPus1.pri, whole genome shotgun sequence genomic DNA carries:
- the RASL11B gene encoding ras-like protein family member 11B gives MRLTQSMCTIAEGAPGGDGCPAPARPRLVKIAVVGGSGVGKTALVVRFLTRRFIGDYERNAGNLYSRHIQIDGEMLAIQVQDTPGVQIHEHSLHCNEQLNRCIRWADALVIVFSITDYQSYELLSHLYHHIRQLHPGSAVPIVIVANKADLLHIKEVEPQHGLQLANMLGCTFYEVSVSENYHDIFNAFHLLCREVSKQQAASTPERRRTSLIPRPKSPNMQDLKRRFKQALSAKVRTVTSV, from the exons ATGCGCCTGACGCAGAGCATGTGCACCATCGCCGAGGGCGCGCCCGGCGGGGACGGCTGCCCCGcgcccgcccggccccgccTCGTCAAGATCGCGGTGGTGGGGGGCAGCGGCGTGGGCAAGACAG CGCTGGTGGTGCGGTTCCTCACCCGGCGGTTCATCGGCGACTACGAGAGGAACGCAG GGAACCTCTacagcagacacatccagaTAGATGGAGAGATGTTGGCCATTCAAGTGCAAGACACCCCAGGAGTTCAG atCCACGAGCACAGCCTGCATTGCAACGAGCAGCTGAACAGATGCATTCGCTGGGCGGACGCCCTGGTGATCGTCTTCTCCATCACAGACTATCAGAGCTACGAACTGCTCAGTCACCTCTATCACCACATTCGACAGCTGCACCCAGGAAGCGCCGTCCCCATTGTCATCGTGGCGAACAAAGCTGACCTCCTGCACATCAAAGAGGTGGAGCCCCAGCACGGACTGCAGCTGGCCAACATGCTGGGCTGTACTTTCTACGAAGTATCCGTCAGTGAGAACTACCACGACATCTTCAAcgccttccacctcctctgcagagaggtcagcaagcagcaggcagccagcaccccggagagaaggagaacctctctgatcCCACGGCCAAAATCGCCCAACatgcaggatctgaagaggaggTTTAAGCAAGCTTTGTCTGCCAAAGTCAGGACTGTCACGTCTGTCTGA